From the genome of Amycolatopsis sp. NBC_01488, one region includes:
- a CDS encoding TetR/AcrR family transcriptional regulator: MARWEGNARGRLERAALELFTEQGYDRTTVAQIAQRANLTERSFYRWFSDKREVLFGDDELVSRFVAEISAVPSGTGALPTLLAAFATAPEVFRPRPFLRERAAVVAANPPLQERELIKATNLSAALTSALAERGCDRQTARLATDVGLAVLRVASERWVADEEADFRQLLADGAADLLAIAAETGPAEHPPPIPGGRPRVQSTGGVRRNP, from the coding sequence ATGGCTCGCTGGGAAGGCAACGCACGCGGCCGGCTCGAGCGGGCCGCGCTGGAACTGTTCACCGAGCAGGGCTACGACCGCACGACGGTCGCCCAGATCGCGCAGCGGGCCAACCTGACGGAGCGGTCGTTCTACCGCTGGTTCAGCGACAAGCGCGAAGTCCTCTTCGGCGACGACGAGCTGGTTTCCCGGTTCGTAGCGGAGATTTCCGCGGTTCCCTCGGGAACGGGCGCGTTGCCAACGCTGCTGGCGGCGTTCGCGACCGCGCCGGAGGTGTTCCGCCCGCGACCGTTCCTGCGAGAGCGGGCGGCGGTGGTGGCCGCCAATCCGCCGTTGCAGGAGCGGGAGCTGATCAAGGCGACGAACCTGTCGGCGGCGCTGACTTCGGCGTTGGCGGAACGCGGCTGCGATCGACAGACGGCGCGACTGGCAACCGACGTCGGGCTGGCGGTGCTACGGGTGGCGAGCGAGCGGTGGGTGGCCGACGAGGAGGCCGACTTCCGGCAGCTGCTCGCGGACGGCGCGGCGGACCTCCTCGCCATTGCCGCAGAAACCGGCCCGGCCGAACATCCCCCGCCCATCCCTGGGGGGCGTCCCCGAGTCCAGTCTACCGGCGGGGTGCGACGAAACCCTTGA
- a CDS encoding NADP-dependent oxidoreductase, with protein MRTLRFHEYGAALDVLRLEDAEPPTPGPGQIRVNVEACGLNPADWALCDGLFAGGLPRGVGLEVSGIVDALGDGVTGVAVGDPVLGPAPFTGPTAGASGQALLDVWFARAQGLDAVQAAALPMAVETAYRGIDTLGVRGNQTVLVHGAGTTVGYAATQIAIERGARVIATAGETYADALRAIGADVTAYGDGMAERVTELAGGLVDLALDAAPPSNALPALVATVETPKHVLTLSDFATAREVGVRFSGPGGEGVIRPEVIGEYAKLAAEGRFSVPVARTFPLDDWRAAVELSQSGRARGKLVLLIG; from the coding sequence ATGCGCACCCTCCGCTTCCACGAGTACGGCGCCGCGCTCGATGTCCTGCGCCTCGAAGACGCCGAGCCGCCCACGCCCGGACCTGGGCAGATCCGCGTCAACGTCGAGGCCTGCGGGCTCAACCCGGCCGACTGGGCGCTCTGCGACGGGCTCTTCGCCGGCGGCCTGCCGCGCGGCGTCGGGCTCGAGGTGTCCGGCATCGTCGACGCGCTCGGCGACGGCGTGACCGGCGTCGCGGTCGGTGACCCGGTGCTCGGCCCCGCTCCCTTCACCGGGCCGACCGCCGGCGCGTCCGGCCAGGCCCTCCTCGACGTCTGGTTCGCGCGAGCCCAGGGACTCGACGCCGTCCAGGCCGCGGCACTGCCGATGGCCGTCGAGACGGCCTACCGGGGCATCGACACCCTCGGCGTCCGCGGAAACCAGACCGTCCTCGTCCACGGCGCGGGCACGACCGTCGGGTACGCCGCGACGCAGATCGCGATCGAGCGCGGGGCGCGCGTCATCGCCACCGCCGGCGAGACCTACGCCGATGCCCTGCGTGCGATCGGCGCCGACGTCACCGCGTACGGCGACGGAATGGCCGAGCGCGTAACGGAATTGGCGGGCGGACTGGTCGACCTCGCCCTCGACGCCGCACCGCCCAGCAACGCGCTGCCCGCGCTCGTCGCCACGGTCGAGACGCCGAAACACGTCCTGACCCTCAGCGACTTCGCCACCGCCCGCGAAGTGGGCGTGCGGTTCAGCGGCCCCGGCGGGGAAGGCGTGATCCGCCCCGAAGTCATCGGCGAGTACGCGAAACTCGCCGCCGAAGGACGCTTCTCCGTCCCCGTGGCCCGCACGTTCCCGCTCGACGACTGGCGCGCGGCCGTCGAGCTGAGCCAGTCAGGACGCGCCCGCGGCAAGCTCGTCCTGCTGATCGGCTAG
- a CDS encoding pentapeptide repeat-containing protein: MKLWRSPLAWTFLASVVLLVGVGGWLLTDPATSRSDALKTGGLAGGAVVALYALWLNDRRRRVEERRQDIERRRHELESQRAEQDRERVADERFAKAVELLGHAADQVRVGALHALAGLARSRPDYTQTVLDVLCSYLRRPFRRPEPDSGDPEPERELTVRLTAQRLITDLLPARDAEGPAYDLDLTGATLEYFDLSKRRVRDLWLRYASLYSSTNLSGTVFTGQAYFTGAGTGSGRLAGMFRCRGTRFLGRAWFSGTHFAELADFTETTFAGPTTFKDAEFANDALFTGVNATGSLDLRRTCFRGQTDLRFAELPSQISLYNTRVLVEKDLRLPANWTTEELRDGESRIVAEAG; this comes from the coding sequence GTGAAGCTGTGGCGATCACCGCTGGCGTGGACGTTCCTCGCGTCGGTGGTGCTGCTGGTGGGGGTCGGCGGCTGGTTGCTGACCGACCCCGCCACCAGCCGCAGTGACGCGCTGAAGACCGGCGGCCTCGCCGGCGGCGCGGTCGTGGCGCTGTACGCGCTCTGGCTGAACGACCGGCGCCGCCGGGTCGAAGAACGACGCCAGGACATCGAGCGACGCCGTCACGAACTCGAGTCGCAGCGCGCCGAGCAGGACCGCGAGCGGGTGGCGGACGAGCGGTTCGCGAAGGCCGTCGAGCTGCTCGGGCACGCGGCCGACCAGGTGCGTGTGGGAGCGCTGCACGCGTTGGCGGGGCTGGCGCGCAGCCGGCCGGACTACACGCAGACGGTGCTGGACGTGCTGTGTTCGTACTTGCGGCGGCCCTTCCGGCGTCCCGAACCGGATTCCGGAGATCCGGAACCGGAGCGTGAGCTCACGGTCCGGCTCACGGCGCAGCGCCTGATCACGGACTTGCTGCCGGCACGTGACGCCGAAGGCCCGGCGTACGACCTGGACCTGACCGGCGCGACGCTCGAGTACTTCGACCTCTCCAAGCGGCGGGTTCGCGATCTTTGGCTGCGCTATGCGAGCCTGTACAGCAGCACGAACCTCAGCGGCACGGTCTTCACCGGTCAGGCCTATTTCACCGGCGCGGGCACGGGATCCGGCCGTCTGGCGGGGATGTTCCGGTGCCGCGGCACGCGCTTCCTCGGCCGCGCCTGGTTCAGCGGCACGCACTTCGCCGAGCTCGCCGACTTCACCGAGACGACGTTCGCCGGGCCGACCACGTTCAAGGACGCGGAGTTCGCGAACGACGCGCTCTTCACCGGGGTGAACGCAACCGGGTCCCTGGACCTGCGGCGAACTTGCTTCCGAGGTCAGACGGACCTGCGATTCGCCGAACTGCCATCGCAGATCTCCTTGTACAACACGAGAGTGCTCGTGGAGAAGGACCTCCGGCTACCTGCGAACTGGACGACCGAAGAGCTGCGCGACGGCGAATCCCGGATCGTCGCCGAGGCCGGCTAG
- a CDS encoding lysozyme, with product MSTSRRGRLLAALIVPATLLLLGSTAQASTFSPEVDPAAAINADIAQHDHELGSQIRRVEGDKSTPDTQKAAQQPQPGQAIPGQVLATVAGMDVAGYQGNVDWASWWNQGKRFVWTKATESTSYTNPYFAQQYNGSYNQGFIRGAYHFATPNTASGAAQANYFLAHGGGWSPDGRTLPGALDMEYNPYGATCYGLSKAAMTAWILDFHDTYHAKTGRYPVIYTSADWWGQCVSGDFSSTAPLWVARYSSSVGALPYNWGFYTVWQYTSSPLDQDTFNGAYDRLQALANG from the coding sequence ATGTCCACTTCCCGAAGAGGGCGGCTGCTCGCTGCCCTGATCGTCCCGGCCACGCTGCTCCTGCTCGGCAGCACGGCCCAGGCGAGCACCTTCTCCCCCGAAGTCGACCCCGCGGCCGCGATCAACGCGGACATCGCACAGCACGACCACGAACTGGGGTCGCAGATCCGGCGCGTCGAAGGCGACAAGTCGACGCCGGACACGCAGAAGGCGGCGCAGCAGCCGCAGCCCGGCCAGGCCATCCCCGGCCAGGTGCTGGCCACCGTGGCCGGCATGGACGTCGCCGGCTACCAGGGCAACGTCGACTGGGCGAGCTGGTGGAACCAGGGCAAGCGGTTCGTCTGGACCAAGGCCACCGAGAGCACCAGCTACACGAACCCGTACTTCGCCCAGCAGTACAACGGCTCCTACAACCAGGGCTTCATCCGCGGCGCCTACCACTTCGCGACCCCGAACACCGCGAGCGGCGCGGCGCAGGCGAACTACTTCCTCGCCCACGGCGGCGGCTGGTCCCCGGACGGCCGGACGCTGCCGGGGGCGCTGGACATGGAGTACAACCCGTACGGCGCGACCTGCTACGGGCTGAGCAAGGCGGCGATGACGGCGTGGATCCTCGACTTCCACGACACCTACCACGCCAAGACCGGCCGCTACCCGGTGATCTACACCTCGGCGGACTGGTGGGGCCAGTGCGTCAGCGGTGACTTCTCCAGCACGGCGCCGCTCTGGGTCGCGCGGTACTCGTCGTCGGTCGGCGCACTGCCCTACAACTGGGGCTTCTACACCGTTTGGCAGTACACCTCGAGCCCGCTCGACCAGGACACCTTCAACGGTGCCTACGACCGGCTCCAGGCCCTCGCCAACGGCTGA
- a CDS encoding lysozyme produces MRVIRPALLPLAAAVLLVAGQAPAKADDNYAGAEDHFAGSQIAKVEGVDAVPGVLYATDDQQLGHDVSGHQGAVDWPGAARTGAKFVYVKATEGTGFVNPQFAQQYNGSYAAGLIRGAYHFARPDISDGASQAGYFLAHGGGWSADGRTLPGALDAEYNPYGETCYGKDAAGMVAWIHDFSDTYHAATGRYPTIYTSTSWWKRCTANDGGFGGNPLWIARYNTFIGELPAGWGVHTIWQFADSGSLPGDQNWFNGSADRLRALALG; encoded by the coding sequence ATGAGGGTGATACGTCCTGCGCTGCTGCCCTTGGCCGCTGCCGTCCTGCTCGTCGCCGGGCAGGCGCCGGCGAAGGCCGATGACAACTACGCGGGCGCCGAAGACCACTTCGCCGGTTCGCAGATCGCGAAGGTCGAAGGCGTCGACGCGGTGCCCGGCGTGCTCTACGCGACCGACGACCAGCAGCTCGGGCACGACGTCAGCGGTCACCAGGGCGCCGTCGACTGGCCCGGCGCGGCGCGCACGGGCGCGAAATTCGTCTACGTCAAGGCGACCGAGGGCACCGGCTTCGTCAACCCGCAGTTCGCCCAGCAGTACAACGGGTCCTACGCCGCCGGCCTGATCCGCGGCGCCTACCACTTCGCCCGGCCGGACATCTCCGACGGCGCGTCGCAGGCGGGGTACTTCCTCGCCCACGGCGGCGGCTGGTCGGCCGACGGCCGGACGCTGCCCGGCGCGCTCGACGCGGAGTACAACCCCTACGGCGAAACCTGCTACGGCAAGGACGCCGCGGGCATGGTCGCCTGGATCCACGACTTCTCCGACACCTACCACGCCGCGACCGGCCGCTACCCGACCATCTACACGTCGACGAGCTGGTGGAAGCGCTGCACCGCGAACGACGGCGGCTTCGGCGGCAATCCCCTGTGGATCGCCCGCTACAACACCTTCATCGGCGAGCTGCCCGCCGGCTGGGGCGTCCACACGATCTGGCAGTTCGCGGACAGCGGTTCCCTGCCCGGCGACCAGAACTGGTTCAACGGCTCGGCCGACCGGCTGCGCGCCCTCGCGCTGGGCTGA
- a CDS encoding type VII secretion system-associated protein yields the protein MAQRDEADRTVSQQPTGSGPDRPGKHSKHNRAARRGQQARRSGKHGTPEITAEMRSNARANPNSWLYVIDEAFDPNGPVPSWAVVGAYPVNGAGDVAADFHPNDRYRPSPKALGFPEPSNDLEQMLQLVRTEHRPPSDLPKVVLDSTLFVYAMSPVQRTVIGFHNTDGRVMVPAYTRKALVPREWPHARAVLGRDIVGLLGGHPVAVNPHDLITAVVPAEHLLKALADEQR from the coding sequence ATGGCGCAGCGGGACGAGGCGGATCGGACGGTTTCGCAGCAGCCCACCGGAAGCGGGCCCGATCGCCCCGGCAAGCACAGCAAGCACAACCGCGCCGCGCGGCGCGGCCAGCAGGCGCGGCGCTCCGGCAAGCACGGCACGCCGGAGATCACCGCCGAGATGCGCTCGAACGCCCGCGCCAACCCCAACAGCTGGCTCTACGTCATCGACGAAGCCTTCGACCCGAACGGCCCGGTGCCGTCGTGGGCGGTCGTCGGCGCCTACCCGGTGAACGGCGCGGGCGACGTCGCCGCCGACTTCCACCCCAACGACCGCTACCGGCCCTCGCCCAAGGCGCTCGGCTTCCCGGAGCCGTCGAACGACCTCGAGCAGATGCTGCAGCTCGTCCGCACCGAGCACCGGCCGCCGTCGGACCTGCCGAAGGTCGTCCTCGACTCGACGCTGTTCGTCTACGCGATGTCGCCGGTGCAGCGCACGGTGATCGGCTTCCACAACACCGACGGCCGGGTCATGGTGCCCGCCTACACCCGCAAGGCGCTCGTGCCGCGCGAGTGGCCGCACGCCCGCGCCGTGCTCGGCCGCGACATCGTCGGCCTGCTCGGCGGGCACCCCGTCGCGGTCAACCCGCACGACCTCATCACCGCCGTCGTGCCGGCCGAGCACCTGCTGAAGGCGCTGGCCGACGAACAGCGCTGA
- a CDS encoding sterol carrier family protein: MASSRSVDPGQLRAAVLAISAWLQGDAPDPARPELAAAVRLSLRALAADAPGRTVEVRVPPFAAVQCVEGPRHTRGTPPNVIETDPRTWLELATGLLDWTTAVADGRVTASGTRADLSHWLPLVRL; this comes from the coding sequence ATGGCCTCTTCGCGTTCGGTCGACCCCGGACAGTTACGTGCGGCGGTGCTGGCGATTTCCGCGTGGCTGCAAGGCGACGCGCCCGATCCCGCGCGGCCGGAACTCGCCGCGGCGGTCCGCCTCAGCCTGCGCGCGCTCGCGGCCGACGCGCCGGGCCGCACGGTCGAGGTCCGCGTGCCGCCGTTCGCGGCGGTGCAGTGCGTGGAAGGCCCGCGGCACACCCGCGGCACCCCGCCGAACGTGATCGAGACCGACCCGCGCACGTGGCTCGAACTGGCCACCGGGCTACTGGACTGGACCACCGCGGTGGCGGACGGCCGGGTGACCGCATCGGGCACCCGGGCCGACCTGTCCCACTGGCTCCCCCTCGTCCGCCTGTGA
- a CDS encoding SAM-dependent methyltransferase, with the protein MGVDPTRASIARVYDAFLLGKDNYEIDREVLHKVQQAAPEAQDLAFENRGFLIRACRFLASQTGITQFLDLGSGLPTAENTHQVVQRINPETKVVYVDNDPVVLAHGRALLEENEHTHFVAEDIFEPQRILENEVVREHIDFTQPLVLLQMGTLHHFKGDHDRPAQIMRAYVDALPSGSFVGLSHFFDPENEDSKTARRMEDFFVHSPMGSGTFRTQKEIEALFPGLEMVEPGVTLCADWWPDGPRLKELNVAQRTIAGGVGRKP; encoded by the coding sequence GTGGGGGTCGACCCGACTCGAGCGAGCATCGCGCGCGTGTACGACGCCTTCCTGCTCGGGAAGGACAACTACGAGATCGACCGGGAGGTCCTGCACAAGGTGCAGCAGGCCGCTCCGGAGGCACAGGACCTCGCGTTCGAAAACCGCGGTTTCCTCATCCGCGCCTGCCGCTTCCTCGCCAGCCAGACGGGCATCACCCAGTTCCTCGACCTCGGCTCCGGCCTGCCGACCGCCGAGAACACCCACCAGGTCGTCCAGCGGATCAACCCGGAGACCAAGGTCGTCTACGTCGACAACGACCCCGTGGTCCTCGCCCACGGCCGGGCGCTGCTCGAAGAGAACGAGCACACCCACTTCGTCGCCGAAGACATCTTCGAGCCGCAGCGGATCCTCGAGAACGAGGTCGTGCGCGAGCACATCGACTTCACGCAGCCGCTCGTGCTGCTGCAGATGGGCACCCTGCACCACTTCAAGGGCGACCACGACCGGCCGGCGCAGATCATGCGTGCGTACGTCGACGCGCTGCCGTCCGGCTCCTTCGTCGGGCTCAGCCACTTCTTCGACCCCGAGAACGAGGACTCCAAGACCGCGCGCCGCATGGAGGACTTCTTCGTGCACAGCCCGATGGGCTCCGGCACGTTCCGGACGCAGAAGGAGATCGAGGCCCTGTTCCCCGGCCTCGAAATGGTCGAACCCGGCGTGACGCTGTGCGCCGACTGGTGGCCGGACGGCCCGCGCCTCAAGGAGCTGAACGTCGCCCAGCGGACGATCGCCGGCGGCGTCGGCCGCAAGCCGTAG
- a CDS encoding helix-turn-helix domain-containing protein, with the protein MNAVNASAGEQNIGPTARRMILGSQLRRLREEAGITRQQAGYNIRGSESKISRLELGRVGFKERDVTDLLTMYGVEDSTERQTFLDMVKQSNEPGWWRRFGDTMPNWFTDLVGLEEAAARIQIWEPLYVSGLLQIEAYARAIFSHGRPEMADERVDQLVALRMRRQKMFSRPDAPRVWMVLDESVLYRPIGGMKVLKQQIEYLLEMSALPHVSVQVLPYARSGLSAEHAFSLLRFGEPELPNIAYVEYLTGAHYIEKREEIEKYSRALDMLAVDAETPERSRSLLAKRRAEI; encoded by the coding sequence ATGAACGCGGTGAACGCGTCCGCAGGTGAACAGAACATCGGCCCCACGGCGCGCCGGATGATCCTGGGCTCGCAGCTTCGCCGACTTCGCGAAGAGGCCGGCATCACCCGTCAGCAGGCCGGGTACAACATCCGGGGCTCCGAATCGAAGATCAGCCGCCTCGAGCTGGGCCGGGTCGGCTTCAAGGAACGCGACGTCACCGACCTCCTGACGATGTACGGCGTCGAGGACTCGACCGAGCGCCAGACGTTCCTCGACATGGTCAAGCAGTCGAACGAGCCGGGCTGGTGGCGGCGCTTCGGCGACACGATGCCGAACTGGTTCACCGACCTCGTCGGCCTCGAAGAAGCTGCCGCGCGAATCCAGATCTGGGAGCCGCTGTACGTGTCGGGCCTCCTGCAGATCGAGGCGTACGCGCGGGCGATCTTCAGCCACGGCCGCCCGGAGATGGCCGACGAGCGCGTCGACCAGCTGGTCGCGCTGCGCATGCGGCGGCAGAAGATGTTCAGCAGGCCGGACGCGCCCCGCGTGTGGATGGTGCTCGACGAGTCCGTCCTGTACCGCCCGATCGGCGGGATGAAGGTGCTCAAGCAGCAGATCGAATACCTGCTGGAGATGAGCGCGCTGCCGCACGTGTCGGTCCAGGTCCTGCCGTACGCGCGCAGCGGGCTGTCCGCGGAGCACGCGTTCTCGCTGCTGCGGTTCGGCGAGCCGGAACTGCCGAACATCGCCTACGTCGAGTACCTGACCGGCGCGCACTACATCGAGAAGCGCGAAGAGATCGAGAAGTACAGCCGCGCGCTGGACATGCTGGCGGTCGACGCCGAGACGCCTGAGCGCAGCCGCTCCCTGCTGGCGAAGCGGCGCGCCGAGATCTGA
- a CDS encoding DUF397 domain-containing protein, which produces MAERFENGIPADRLSEAEWRKASYSGAVGNCVEVAPLSNGEIAMRNSRFPTGPALVYTRAEMAAFLAGAKDGEFDDVLG; this is translated from the coding sequence ATGGCTGAGCGATTCGAGAACGGCATCCCGGCCGATCGGCTGTCCGAGGCCGAGTGGCGCAAGGCGAGCTACAGCGGTGCCGTCGGCAACTGCGTCGAGGTCGCGCCGCTTTCCAACGGCGAGATCGCGATGCGCAACTCGCGCTTCCCGACCGGCCCGGCGCTCGTCTACACGCGCGCGGAGATGGCGGCCTTCCTGGCCGGCGCGAAGGACGGTGAATTCGACGATGTCCTCGGCTGA
- the purF gene encoding amidophosphoribosyltransferase, which yields MVSDPQVVSDQPDPEPREECGVFGVWAPGEEVAKLTYYGLYALQHRGQEAAGISVSDGSQIVVFKDLGLVSQVFDEQILQSLQGHIAVGHCRYSTTGATIWENAQPIFRTTDTGSGLSFAHNGNLVNTAELRERTIEAGLKPHAGLTGSSSDSDLICGLLAANAADKGIEAAAMDLLPTLKGAFCLVFADENTLYAARDPHGVHPLVLGRLERGWVVSSETAGLDIVGASFVREVEPGELIAIDAAGLRSSRFANPDPKGCVFEYVYLARPDTTIAGRGVHATRVEIGRRLAHEQPVEADLVMPVPESGTPAAIGYAQGSGIPYGTGLVKNAYVGRTFIQPSQTIRQLGIRLKLNPLRDVIRGKRLVVVDDSIVRGNTQRALVRMLREAGALEVHVRIASPPVRWPCFYGIDFASRAELVANGVDLDGIRRSIGADSLGYISLDGLVAAAEQPKSRLCTACFSGEYPIPLPEDALIGKHLLESLDSVNGAATPVSPAGYGAEDAVRRP from the coding sequence GTGGTTTCCGACCCGCAAGTCGTGTCCGACCAGCCCGACCCGGAACCCCGCGAGGAGTGTGGCGTCTTCGGCGTCTGGGCTCCCGGGGAAGAAGTGGCGAAGCTGACCTACTACGGCCTCTACGCCCTGCAGCACCGCGGGCAGGAGGCCGCCGGCATCTCCGTCTCCGACGGCTCGCAGATCGTGGTCTTCAAGGACCTCGGCCTGGTCAGCCAGGTGTTCGACGAGCAGATCCTGCAGTCGCTGCAGGGGCACATCGCCGTCGGCCACTGCCGGTACTCGACCACCGGCGCGACCATCTGGGAGAACGCCCAGCCGATCTTCCGCACCACCGACACCGGCAGCGGCCTGTCCTTCGCGCACAACGGAAACCTCGTCAACACGGCCGAGCTGCGTGAACGCACCATCGAGGCGGGCCTCAAGCCGCACGCGGGTCTCACCGGCTCGTCCAGCGACTCCGACCTGATCTGCGGCCTGCTCGCCGCGAACGCCGCCGACAAGGGCATCGAAGCCGCCGCGATGGACCTGCTGCCGACGCTGAAGGGCGCCTTCTGCCTGGTCTTCGCCGACGAGAACACGCTGTACGCCGCGCGTGACCCGCACGGGGTACACCCGTTGGTGCTCGGCCGGCTCGAACGCGGCTGGGTCGTCTCCAGCGAGACGGCGGGCCTCGACATCGTCGGCGCGTCCTTCGTCCGCGAGGTCGAGCCGGGCGAGCTCATCGCGATCGACGCCGCGGGCCTGCGTTCCTCGCGGTTCGCGAACCCGGACCCCAAGGGCTGCGTCTTCGAGTACGTCTACCTCGCCCGCCCCGACACGACGATCGCCGGCCGCGGCGTGCACGCCACCCGCGTCGAGATCGGCCGGCGGCTCGCCCACGAGCAGCCCGTCGAGGCCGACCTGGTCATGCCGGTGCCGGAGTCCGGCACGCCCGCCGCGATCGGGTACGCGCAGGGCTCGGGCATCCCCTACGGCACCGGCCTGGTGAAGAACGCCTACGTCGGGCGCACGTTCATCCAGCCGTCGCAGACCATCCGCCAGCTCGGCATCCGGCTCAAGCTGAACCCGCTGCGCGACGTCATCCGCGGCAAGCGCCTGGTGGTCGTGGACGACTCCATCGTCCGCGGCAACACCCAGCGCGCGCTCGTCCGGATGCTGCGCGAGGCCGGCGCGCTCGAAGTGCACGTCCGGATCGCGTCGCCGCCCGTGCGCTGGCCGTGCTTCTACGGCATCGACTTCGCGTCGCGGGCCGAGCTGGTCGCGAACGGCGTCGACCTCGACGGCATCCGGCGCTCGATCGGAGCCGACTCCCTGGGCTACATTTCCCTGGACGGCCTGGTCGCGGCCGCGGAACAGCCGAAGTCGCGGCTGTGCACGGCGTGCTTCTCCGGCGAGTACCCGATCCCGCTGCCGGAGGACGCGCTGATCGGGAAGCACCTGCTCGAGAGCCTCGACTCGGTCAATGGCGCGGCGACCCCGGTCAGCCCCGCCGGGTACGGTGCCGAGGACGCCGTCCGGCGTCCCTAG
- the purM gene encoding phosphoribosylformylglycinamidine cyclo-ligase gives MSESTSATYAAAGVSIDAGDQAVELLKPHAARATRPEVLGGVGGFAGLFSLKLDKWKEPVLASSTDGVGTKIAVAQALDKHDTVGIDLVAMVVDDLVVTGAEPLFLQDYIAVGKVHPEKIAALVGGIAEGCVRAGCALLGGETAEHPGLMGEHDYDMSATGVGVVEASQLLSPEKVRPGDVVLALGSSGLHSNGYSLARHVLLDIARMPLGGHVEEFGRTLGEEMLEPTRIYAKDCLALAAETEVRTFAHITGGGLEANLARVMPRGLVARLERGTWTPAPVFALIGQRGKVERAELEKTFNMGVGMVAIVGAEDVDRALAMLTARHVPAWILGDVQPAGDVDGPRAVLSGDHPRF, from the coding sequence GTGAGCGAGTCCACGAGCGCCACGTACGCCGCCGCCGGGGTCAGCATCGACGCCGGCGACCAAGCCGTCGAGCTGCTCAAGCCGCACGCCGCGCGGGCCACGCGCCCCGAGGTCCTGGGCGGCGTCGGCGGTTTCGCCGGGCTCTTCTCCCTGAAGCTCGACAAGTGGAAGGAGCCGGTGCTCGCGTCGTCGACCGACGGCGTCGGCACCAAGATCGCCGTCGCGCAGGCGCTGGACAAGCACGACACGGTCGGCATCGACCTGGTCGCCATGGTCGTCGACGACCTGGTCGTGACCGGTGCCGAGCCGCTGTTCCTGCAGGACTACATCGCCGTCGGCAAGGTGCACCCGGAGAAGATCGCCGCGCTGGTCGGCGGCATCGCCGAGGGCTGCGTCCGGGCCGGCTGCGCGCTGCTCGGCGGCGAGACCGCCGAGCACCCCGGCCTGATGGGCGAGCACGACTACGACATGTCGGCCACCGGCGTCGGCGTCGTCGAGGCGTCGCAGCTGCTCTCGCCGGAAAAGGTCCGCCCGGGTGACGTCGTGCTCGCGCTCGGCTCGTCGGGCCTGCACTCGAACGGCTACTCCCTGGCCCGGCACGTGCTGCTGGACATCGCGCGGATGCCGCTCGGCGGCCACGTCGAGGAGTTCGGCCGCACCCTCGGCGAGGAGATGCTGGAGCCGACGCGGATCTACGCGAAGGACTGCCTCGCGCTGGCCGCCGAGACCGAGGTCCGGACGTTCGCGCACATCACCGGTGGTGGCCTGGAGGCCAACCTGGCCCGCGTCATGCCGCGCGGCCTGGTTGCCCGGCTCGAACGCGGCACCTGGACGCCGGCGCCGGTGTTCGCGCTGATCGGCCAGCGCGGCAAGGTCGAGCGGGCCGAGCTGGAGAAGACGTTCAACATGGGCGTCGGCATGGTCGCGATCGTCGGTGCCGAGGACGTCGACCGGGCGCTGGCCATGCTGACCGCGCGGCACGTCCCCGCGTGGATCCTCGGCGACGTCCAGCCCGCGGGCGACGTCGACGGCCCGCGCGCGGTGCTTTCGGGCGATCACCCGCGGTTCTGA
- the arfB gene encoding alternative ribosome rescue aminoacyl-tRNA hydrolase ArfB encodes MVVGSRFVIPGAELSERFSRSSGPGGQGVNTTDSRVELSFDVVSSPSIPEHLRDRVLAGLGSRLVDGVLTIAASEHRSQLQNREAARGRLANLLLDASAPPPAKRRPTKPSRGSKERRLASKKRRSDVKRGRAGRFDD; translated from the coding sequence GTGGTGGTCGGCTCCCGGTTCGTGATCCCGGGAGCCGAGTTGAGCGAGCGCTTTTCCCGCTCGTCCGGCCCGGGCGGCCAGGGCGTCAACACCACGGACTCGCGGGTCGAGCTGTCCTTCGACGTGGTTTCGTCGCCGTCGATCCCCGAACACCTGCGTGACCGCGTCTTGGCCGGGCTCGGCTCACGGCTGGTCGACGGCGTCCTGACGATCGCGGCGAGCGAACACCGCTCGCAGCTGCAGAACCGCGAAGCCGCGCGCGGCCGCCTGGCGAACCTCCTGCTCGACGCGTCGGCCCCGCCGCCCGCCAAGCGGCGTCCCACGAAGCCGTCCCGCGGTTCGAAGGAACGCCGCCTGGCGTCGAAGAAGCGCCGGAGCGACGTGAAGCGTGGCCGCGCCGGCCGCTTCGACGATTAG